The genomic stretch TCCCCGTGAATCCTCCGTGAGTCCATGCGGGTCGCTCCCGCGAGTGGGCTGAAGCCTCCGGTGAGCGCCGACAACAGCGAACGCGGGTGAAACCGCTGAAGGAATATTCATGCGGCTCGGAGGGAAACGGCAGGCGAGGACCAAGCCCTGACGCCCGCCATTCCCTTGGAGCTAGGAGGTGGTGGTTCAGGACCGTAGCCCAGACAGGAAGCGGTGGTATTAGTGCCTTCGCTGATTGGCCCAGGCTCTGTCGTTTACATCTACTGAGCCAATGAGCCCTAAGCTTTTCCGCCTCTGAGAGATCTGTGTCCTCCGCAAGAAGGGGAACCTGTTTGAGTCAAATCTTTTTAtcgtttgtttttcgagatagggtttcgctgtagttttggagcctgtcctggaactctgtagaccaggttggcctcgaactcagagatccgcctgcctctgcctcccgagtgctgggattaaaggcgtgcgccacagccGCCTAGCTGAGCCAAATCTTCAACCGGGCACAGCTAAAGAAAAATTTTCACTGAGAGAAATGCACACCAGCCCCAAATGCCTAACACTGCCTGACTGGAGATCACGGAGAACTCAAATTATCACGACAAATGCATCCAGGGGCTAGCATATACTGCTCTCCCTAAAACCGTTTATCTCAAGGCCACTGGATTTTGATCAGTTTCCTAGGCTTTAGGCTTACCCTTCCACCAGCGCTCATAAAGAACGCTTTGTAATTCCTACAACTctaaaggctgagacaggatcgTCAGTGTGAAGTCAGCTTGGCTACCCGTATCGAGGCCCAGTCTCGACTATAAATGGGCCCTGGGGAGGGAAACGACTGACTTTCTTCTCTTGCAGGCCAGCTTTCTACAGCACTTGCTGGTGCCCAGCTACTTCCCAGAGCCTCCCACcctcagcaccccccccccccaatcccacAAAGACACACTTCAGTTCCACACAGTTTATTAGAGCGGTGTGCCTGCTGGCAGGTTCTGGTGGTGCTCACGGCTAGCGAGGATGCTGCTGTGCCCTTCTTGATGCCCATAAGTCACAGGCTTGAGCTAGGGTGCACCTTCCCCATTCCCAGCTCTCCACAAATATAGgacccttctgagtgctggcaggGCAGGGCTGTGTAGTGTGTGATCTCTCGGAACAGAACACCAAAGTGCAGCTGGGGAaaagagccaagggtccagcatTCCAGCCCCATTGGCCAAAGCTGCTTCTGTCCTGGCTCTCAGTGCTGTGGTGGGTGGCAGATACGTGAGCTGTGGGCCCGGGGCCGATCCTCACTCTCCGTCCCGGTTGGGCTGGATGAGTCTATATTCCACTGCTTTCCCGAGGCAGGCTGCAGCAGCCCTGGTGACTGGGCTCTCCTCACCCTTGGCCAACACTGACAGGATCTCCAGCACCTCGCTCTCCATCAGGGTGCTGGCGGTCTCCTTTGAGGCCTCCACCATGTTCAACACGACCACAGCGCCCCGGTGTTGGAGCTCTTGGTTGGGGCTCAGAAGCAGGGCCTGCAAGATCTCCAGCCAGTGTGTGGTCTGTGGGAGACGGCAGGTGTGAAGACCCAGCAACAGGCTCAACCCTGGTAGAAAACGCATCTATACGCCAGGACCTCCCCGCCCCCCAGAACAGCAATGCCACCACGCAGGGAACTGCTACTTCCCTCATCCTCCCCTACCAGGGCCGGGCACTTACCACTTGCGGGATGCGGCTGCAGAGCGAGGGCCGCATGGAGGTGAGCATTGCCAGGCCGCCGGCAGCAGCCCTCCGCAGCAGCTCGTCATCCTCTCCGCTGTAGAGCACCAGCAGCTTCAGCCGGTCGTTGCCCTGGGCTTCAAAGAGATCCTGCACCTGTGACCAGATGGAGGCAAAGACCATGCCACCGTGGCACAAAGCCTAGTAGAAGTACAGGGCCCTTCGCGTCCCCGTCACGGGGACCACCTGGGCCACCCCTCACCTCTTTGCTCATGGCCAAGTTACACATGCACTCGGTGGCTGCCCGGCGGATCATTTCGTGCTCCTCGAACATGTAGCCCTCAATCATGGGCACAGCCCTTTCCTTCAGGATCTTCTGTCTGCAGGACAGAGTTGGCAGGGTCTGCAGGACCAGCGTCTCCATAACCTGCTACCCTGTCCCCCACGTGGCTGACCTCTGAGCTGAGCTGCTCCCCTAGCAAAGCCCAAGGACCTTCCTATCCCGGTTGTCAGCTTCAATGCTCCCTAGCCGTCTGGCCCAGCTGGAACAGCATAGGATCGTTAGGCATGGTGGTAATTAGAGCAGGGCGGCGGTGGTGGCGACAGCGAGGCAAACACCAATCATCTATCTGAGCACTGAGCCTAACCAAGCTGCTTGAATTATTTCACCTAATACTCACCACAACCCCATGATGCTTGACTTATCTTACCTAATGCTCACCTCACTCCATGGTGAAAGTGTAGGCGTGGCTACCATGTCTATTTGGCCCAAGGGGAAACTGGGCTGGGCGGTGAGCAATGTGGCCTAAGTCACAATTAGTAACAACAGCTAACGCGTGTTGACTGTGATTACTGCTAGGGCAGGTACCTATGAACTAAGgggcttggggggaggggagggcttttGAGACAGTTTATAGCCTGGCCTGGCCTAGAATTCCCAGCAATCTTCCTCCCTTGGCGTGAACTGCCGCACCCTCTTGTGCTTGCTAAAGccttttatatacattttctcaaagaactctcTAGCTACTGCTTCATGGGTTAGATACTTAACTAactcacagaagaggaaactgaggcagaatgaCTTAAAGACTTGCTTAGGGTCATACAGCGAGCCAGTGAGTGTCAGCAGCCTGGGGATAAGGAGGGGGAAGTGGAGGGCACAGTCGGGGTCCTGGAGCCTAACTGCTTGCAGCTTCTCTACCTACTGTGTTTAGGGAGCCAGACTTGAACCCCAGGCAATCTGACTTCAGAGCACTGCTCTCACCCTGGGCCTCCTCAGGACCGCCCTTGGCACCACCCTTGGCATGCCTCTTCATCTATATGTTACACAGAAGTTATTGTGAGGCACAAACAATGACCAAGAACTGTTTTCCAAACTGTAGAGTGGGACTCACCCAAATCCCTATGCCGATCTCCCCTGGGACCTTACCTGAGCCTCTCGCTGATCCCTGCCAGATTCGTTAGGGCCATGAGAGCCTCAAAGTTCTGCAGTCCTGAGCAGTTGAGGTGCAGCAGAGAGACGAGGGGCCGAACCACTTCGTAGATCTGTGAAACATCCCACCTATCAGCGCCTACTGCAGCGACCCCTCCCCCGTCCGGCCCCACTGATCCACAGCCCGGAGCCCGCCTGTGACAGTGGCGCTCTCTACAGCTGTCccctaccccaggactcagcaaaACTGCCATTTTCCCATTAATCACGAGGGGAAGCCCATGCCGGAGACCATGGGGCACAAGGAGGAAACAAGAGATGTCATGATTGGAACAAGAAGACACATACCCGCTCACCAGGAAAGGTCATCTCTGGGTTAGAGGTGATGGTAAGTTTGGCAAGAGCCTGGGCTGCCTTTGTCTGCCCAACATCAGTGCCTTCCAGGGCCAGCGGGAGCAGAGCCTGTCGGAACAGCCCCAGCCCTGTCAATGCCCAGCCTGGACCTGGGAGTCTAAGGTCCAAGCCATCAACCCACTCACTCTCTCCTTGGTCCTGAGAATACCCTGTGCCCAGACTCTTCCTCACTCTGAGATCTTTCAATAAAACCACCCAAACACTTCCTCAACCACCTATTAAGTGCTAAACATGGGTTGTGCTGGGCCCTGGGGCCACAGTGGGAAAAGGAggcaaactcaggacctttatgGGCCCAAAGTACTGAGGGCCTCCAAAGAGCCTGTCCACATTAGCGTCACCTCACCAGCAGTTCCTGTGGTCACCAATAGTGTTCCCTGAGGCCAGCAGCCACTGAGTCATGTTTTATAGGTGGATGCTTGAGATCAGGAAGGAGTCAGAAAGCAGCTTACCTTGCCTCCTCCCTGGGCAACCACGGTGCCTCGATCCTCCACTTCTTCCACCAAAGCCAGGAAGACCCTGCAGAAAGAAGGCATGGTGGGCGGGTGGGGTCCAAAGCTCTGGTAGGCAGGCATTCCATTCTTAAGTTAGTAAGGCAACCAAATGCTCTAGGACTCCCACAGCACAGGTCCCTCTCCCGAGGCATGCTGCAGTCGGAGACGGCAGTTAGCAGAGGCAGGATGGCTGACCTGGAGAGGAGCTCCCTACAGGAGTTCGTCAGCACGGGGCTTTCCGTCTTCACCATACACGTCATGGCTGACACCACCCCCGCTGCCAGCAGCTTCTTCACACGAGCCCGTACGAAGCTTGGTTTGTCCTACAAAAAGCGGCAGTTGAGGAACCCCTAGGGCACTAGACAGGGAAATATGGACTCTTCTCACGCAGAGTCTGATGAGTGTGGAAACAAACAGCCAAGACACAGCTTGGATATAGCCAGTTTAAGGGATAGCCTTCTACTGAGGATTAATTGCCCGCTCAACTGTGCCAATAGTAGGTACCCCTAGGCCCTCCTAGTGTACCCGTACCTTAGGATGCTGCTCAGGAACGTGCTGCTTGGCATACTTGGCCAGCTCCACCATTTTGGGGTCGGGCTCCTCATAGTCATAGCTGTTGGTGCAGTTGACCAGAGCTGAGGCTACTGCAAAGAGCACTGGCCTCTCCTCGGACTGGCCAGGACAGAAGGGCATTCAGCAGGGCAGCAtggcctccctcccacccccacagcccCACCTGGGACCTAGGATGACACTGGGAACCTGCCTCAACCCCAGACTCAGAGCTTATAATCCCGGCTCTTAACTCTTCCGGGGCAACTGAGCACCCAGACCCTGTAGGGCACCAAGGCCACACAAAGCAGCTAGCTAGCCCTGCATCACCAGGGACACCTGGCAAACTCTCATCCCAGGTCCTGCCCCTAGGTTGACATGACAACAGGAACCAGCAGAGCTACCTTGCTGAGCTGGAACAGAGCCTTCAGAGCAGCCTCATCCTCCACAAATTCCTCCTTTACGTCGGCATCAAACGTGAGGTAAGCCAGGCCTTCCACGGCCCAGCGCCGAGTGCCCGCGTCAATCTGATCATTGCATAGCCACCTAGGGACATGAATGACAGTGGATGACCATCAGAGGCAGGAAGCCggagcaggacatggtggcacgtGCCAGTAATCTCAGCATGCAGGTGGCAGAGACAAGGAGGGTCattaagttctaggacagcttgggcttagggagaccctatctcgaaaaaacaaaatccagcaaCAAGAAGCAGAAGTGGAAGCAGGACAATGAGGAGAGCCAGGAGCTTGGGCCTCCCTGTGACACTGGAGCGAGGAGCTAAGCTatagcaggaaagaaagaagctccACCTTCCTTCTACCCACACCCCGTTTTCAAAGTTGTATGCATACAACTctctgcatacacatggtggCCAGAGGAGGACGTCAGTGTCCTCCTGGCCCTCTCTGTTGTCCTCctttggaacagggtctctcactgaaggaagccacagtgatccttctgtctccacccacaGGGACACGGAcggccacacccagcttcttcgtctttttttttaataatttatttatattttatgtgcatcggtgttttgcctgcatgtacgtctgtgtcagatcctggagttacaggcggttgttaGCTGTTCTGTGGGTGCCGGGacttgaacctgagtcctctgaagagcctctgaagagcagtcagtgtgctcttaaccactgaaccatctctccagcccccacacccagcttcctAACATGGGTGTCTGAGGCCCTcacgcctcccccccccccacccgctgAGCATCTCTGCATCTGCACAGCCGCTCTTAAGATCTGTCTCACAAATGGAGAAATGTGATAACTCACTTCCGGCATTGCTTGGCCAGTTTGAGAGTCGAGCCTTCGGCAAACTGCTTCATGCTAAAGTCAGTCCCTCCAGCTGATCCGAGCTTACAGAGTCCCTGGAGGAAGAGGACAAGGACCAGCTATTTGGTGACTAGGATGGAGACAGCAGCCTGGCTCTTACCTGGCTGGGGATCCCTCCTGGGCCCTCTGTTAGCTACGGAACACAGAGCCTGGTAGAAACTGACACATTAGCTTTCTATATACTGAGCCCTTTCCACGCTGACTGGTCTGTCCTTTTCATGTCCtttgtagccaggcagtggtagtgcacacctttaatccaagcactcaggaggcagaggcaggcgcatctcagtgagtttgaagccagcctggtctacaaagggttccaggacagccaggactgttacacagagaagccctgtctcgaaaaaccaaaatcaaaacaacaacaaaaacaaaacaaaacaaaataaaacaaaaaatctttgtgtcgggctggagagacagctcagcgattaagaacactgcctgctgttccagaggtcctgagttcaattcccagcaaccacatggtggctcacaaccatctatagtaagatctggtgccctcttctgacctgtagaacactgtatacataatgaataaatatctttaaaaaaaaaatctttgtgtcAGATATAGtggttcatacctgtaatctcagcccttggaaggtagaggcagaatgaGCAaatgtttaaggccagcctcaacCCCataatgagtttggggccagcctaggctactgaGATTCCTGCTTTAAAAAAACCCTGTACAAGTACGTTAGCCATGGCATAAATTCTTAcaagacagagaaacccaggACAAACTGCCTGCACCAGTTAATTTCTTTGTTAACGTTACACAAGCTGgattcatctgggaagaaggaacctcagctgaggaaatgcctccatcagactggcctgtggaaaAGCCCAGGTGGCTGTGAGGGAtgccatctctgggcaggtggttctgaagtgtataagaaagcaaactgagcaagccaggaggaacaagccCGTAAGCAGCGTTCCTTTACAGTGcccgcttcagttcctgcctctgggctccTGCCTGGAGCTCCCGCCGTGCCCTCCCTTCTCTGATCTTAGCTGTAGCATGGAATACAGTCTGtcctctccctgccctgccctcccttctctgaTCTGAGCTGTAACATGGAATACAGTCTGTCCTCTCCAGTTGtgtttggtcatggtttttatcGTGGCAATAGAAAGCCAATGAGGACAGTGTCTGCGGAAAAACAGCCCCTACAATGCTGACTGCAGCAGCTCACGAATGCTAGAAAGGCCCCAAACGTGCAGTTTCTGCTTCTCCATAGGACTTTCTAACCGAGGGGACAGTATGAGCACCCCACACTCCTAGACATCATCTCCCCACTAGATCATACGCCCTTCAGCGGCAGGAGCCAGCCCACTCCCATAGCTCCAGGGAAGTGCTGTGTATACTTCTCAGGGGACACCAGCTGACCCTGACTGACTGCCCACCCAGGCCTCCCATCTCACCACTAGTGCCCTGATGCGGATGCTGTCCTTCTCGCTGCACTTGTAGAGGTCCTTGAGCAGAGAGACACCGTTGGCAGTGATGAAGGAAGCCCGCTTGGCTTTGCCGGCTGCGTGGATCAGCGCCTCCACTGCCAccagctgctcctcctcctgctcagaGGCGCACAGAGCGATCACGGTCTCCATGACGCCGCTAAGCTCCAAGGCCCGATTGCCGGCATCACATGGGCCCTGCAGAAGGCAGGACACTGTCTGGATGGCTCGCAGCTTCCCGGCCAGCCCGTGGCCCTCAAACCAGCTCCTGAGGGGCACAGAGCGACAGCTGTCATGGCAAAGCACACATAAGGGgcctcttcttcccagctccCCTATTTATACTAGGTGGCTACTTGGCGCTACTTATCCTGAAAACCTGCCGAGGGAAACCCTGGCATTTCACAACAGCAACCACCAATTTCCATTAACTACCCTCTACGTGAGCTGGTGGCATACACCAAACATAAGTTATTCTCCACACACATCACCCGCCCCGTTCTTCTCCCGTACTATGGAAGATCCTAGGTCACCCTACTAAAAATTATTACTATCAGTCACCTCCCCTCAAC from Arvicola amphibius chromosome 12, mArvAmp1.2, whole genome shotgun sequence encodes the following:
- the Unc45a gene encoding protein unc-45 homolog A encodes the protein MTASSAEQLRKEGNELFKCGDYEGALTAYTQALSLGATPQDQAILHRNRAACHLKLEDYNKAESEASKAIEKDGGDVKALYRRSQALEKLGRLDQAVLDLKRCVSLEPKNKVFQESLRNIGGQIQEKVRYMSSTDAKVEQMFQILLDPKEKGTEKKQKASQNLVVLAREDAGAEKIFRSNGVQLLQCLLDTGETDLMLAALRTLVGICSEHQSRTVATLSVLGTRRVVSILGVESQAVSLAACHLLQVMFDALKEGVKKGFRGKEGAIIVDPARELKVLISNLLELLTEKGVSGQGRDNALTLLIKMVPRKSPKDPNNSLTLWVIDQGLKKILEVGGSLQDAAGELTVTANSRMSASILLSKLFDDLKCDAERENFHRLCENYIRSWFEGHGLAGKLRAIQTVSCLLQGPCDAGNRALELSGVMETVIALCASEQEEEQLVAVEALIHAAGKAKRASFITANGVSLLKDLYKCSEKDSIRIRALVGLCKLGSAGGTDFSMKQFAEGSTLKLAKQCRKWLCNDQIDAGTRRWAVEGLAYLTFDADVKEEFVEDEAALKALFQLSKSEERPVLFAVASALVNCTNSYDYEEPDPKMVELAKYAKQHVPEQHPKDKPSFVRARVKKLLAAGVVSAMTCMVKTESPVLTNSCRELLSRVFLALVEEVEDRGTVVAQGGGKALLPLALEGTDVGQTKAAQALAKLTITSNPEMTFPGERIYEVVRPLVSLLHLNCSGLQNFEALMALTNLAGISERLRQKILKERAVPMIEGYMFEEHEMIRRAATECMCNLAMSKEVQDLFEAQGNDRLKLLVLYSGEDDELLRRAAAGGLAMLTSMRPSLCSRIPQVTTHWLEILQALLLSPNQELQHRGAVVVLNMVEASKETASTLMESEVLEILSVLAKGEESPVTRAAAACLGKAVEYRLIQPNRDGE